The proteins below come from a single Brevundimonas sp. LM2 genomic window:
- a CDS encoding TonB-dependent receptor, which translates to MLQLIATSTPERRNRPGFVRYGVSAIAVASVLAAVPALAQTAPTPAPQDDDETQVEEVVVTGIRGSLQNSQTIKRNAEVFVDSISAQDIGALPDRSVSEALQRVPGVAIDRFTAGVDPDHFAVEGSGVVVRGLTFVRSEFNGRDAFTANNGRALGFADVPSELLAGVDVFKNQSADLIEGGIAGTVNLRTRVPFDQSRDVLSASAEYSYGDLAEELTPTYSILGSKRWDTEYGEFGLLANFVDSQLKSRSDGQQISNFSLRTNLGPTPVYFPRGASFRSTDFDRTRTGYAAAGQWRSPDHTMIATAQFLRSEATQDTTEHAVEIATDNVTSNGDSRPVFGTTFEFGDDGVFTNGTITGPTGWRDDQQGGRDNRTPSFGLQSNNQRRDARSENITTDYGFNFKWTPTDRLKFNFDIQRVESTVQVLDATLWASTYQNASIQLRGDDAPIVTFLPPSENGTVTQCPATPPTPDTDCPRYFNAPNDNFSNPFNSFVRNNMDHAEDSEGELTAVRLDGEYTFDEDSWLDSVRFGYRRAEREQTTRFSAYNWGVISEQWGGGGPVWLSDSADGVPEPGPGLPGTAGQVVGSQFETFAFDNFYRGQIPVPTGNQPRLFYNQNIIDNYDAYSQFGLLVGDEWRARLGTNGCPQNWVPLAQRCDVVPGSLYRLNEINPIQEQNDAFYGMLRYAGELSSGVRLSGNVGVRYTTTDRQAQGYLAFPRATFSSEAECAATPPGQTATPFCRLVSPVDRAAARAFANGAITEDTAEFTYDYLLPSFNLRAELDGGKVFRFGYSRAITPPDIGLTRNYFNVNLSANELDIVNGRPTGRFAVGNPRLKPIMADSFDASFEWYYGNPGSFTFSLFYKTLSDVITNGTERQTFTNNGATFDAVVTTPVNSEKDATVQGFEVAWQHTLDDLLPPYLAGFGFNANYTYIDSEGVPQSTLSNTDPDVAAGRVANIDTSLLPLQNLSEHTANLAGFYEHGPVAVRLAYAWRSEFLITPRDVIVPFAPIMNESTGQLDASAFYSVTDQVKVGMQAVNLTNEVTRTSQVLNNDLLTVGRSWFMNDRRFTFIVRATF; encoded by the coding sequence ATGCTACAACTCATCGCAACATCCACGCCTGAACGCCGTAATCGACCGGGCTTCGTGCGTTATGGCGTATCGGCGATCGCCGTTGCTTCGGTTCTTGCGGCCGTGCCTGCGCTGGCGCAGACGGCACCCACGCCGGCACCGCAGGACGATGACGAGACCCAGGTCGAGGAGGTGGTCGTCACGGGTATCCGCGGCAGCCTCCAGAACTCCCAGACCATCAAGCGCAACGCTGAAGTGTTCGTCGACTCCATCAGCGCCCAGGACATCGGTGCCCTGCCCGACCGCTCGGTGAGCGAGGCGCTCCAGCGGGTTCCCGGCGTCGCCATCGACCGTTTTACCGCGGGCGTCGATCCTGACCACTTCGCGGTCGAAGGGTCCGGCGTCGTGGTGCGCGGGCTGACCTTCGTCCGCTCGGAATTCAACGGACGCGACGCCTTCACCGCCAACAACGGCCGGGCCCTGGGCTTTGCCGACGTGCCGTCCGAGCTGCTGGCCGGGGTGGACGTGTTCAAGAACCAGTCGGCCGATCTGATCGAGGGCGGTATCGCCGGCACGGTCAATCTGCGCACGCGCGTTCCCTTCGACCAGTCAAGGGATGTGCTGTCGGCATCGGCCGAATACAGCTATGGCGATCTCGCCGAGGAGCTGACCCCGACCTATTCGATCCTGGGCAGCAAGCGCTGGGACACCGAGTATGGCGAGTTCGGCCTGCTGGCCAACTTCGTCGATTCGCAGCTGAAGTCGCGGAGCGACGGCCAGCAGATCTCCAACTTCTCCCTGCGCACGAACCTGGGACCGACGCCCGTCTACTTTCCCCGAGGCGCATCGTTCCGTTCGACAGACTTTGATCGCACCCGTACCGGCTATGCTGCAGCCGGTCAGTGGCGCAGCCCTGACCACACGATGATCGCAACGGCCCAGTTCCTGCGCTCGGAGGCCACCCAGGATACCACCGAGCACGCGGTGGAGATCGCCACCGACAACGTTACCAGCAACGGCGATTCACGACCGGTCTTCGGCACAACCTTCGAATTCGGCGACGACGGCGTCTTCACCAATGGCACCATCACTGGGCCGACGGGCTGGCGCGACGATCAGCAGGGCGGTCGTGACAACCGGACCCCGTCCTTCGGTCTGCAAAGCAACAACCAGCGTCGCGACGCGCGATCCGAGAACATTACCACCGATTACGGGTTTAACTTCAAATGGACCCCGACCGATCGCCTGAAGTTCAACTTCGACATTCAGCGGGTCGAGTCGACCGTTCAGGTCCTGGACGCCACCCTCTGGGCCTCCACCTATCAGAACGCGTCCATCCAGCTGCGCGGCGACGACGCCCCGATCGTCACCTTCCTGCCGCCGTCGGAAAACGGCACGGTGACCCAGTGCCCGGCCACGCCGCCGACGCCAGACACCGACTGCCCGCGCTACTTCAACGCGCCGAACGACAACTTCAGCAATCCATTCAACAGCTTCGTTCGCAACAACATGGACCACGCCGAGGACAGCGAGGGCGAGCTGACGGCGGTGCGGCTGGACGGGGAATATACCTTCGATGAGGACAGCTGGCTGGACTCCGTCCGCTTCGGCTATCGCCGCGCGGAACGGGAGCAGACGACGCGCTTCTCGGCCTATAACTGGGGCGTGATCAGCGAGCAGTGGGGCGGCGGCGGGCCGGTCTGGCTCAGCGATTCCGCCGACGGCGTTCCCGAGCCGGGTCCCGGTCTGCCCGGCACGGCCGGTCAGGTCGTGGGCTCGCAGTTCGAGACTTTTGCCTTTGACAACTTCTATCGCGGACAGATCCCGGTCCCGACCGGGAATCAGCCCCGGCTGTTCTACAACCAGAACATCATCGACAACTATGATGCATACTCCCAGTTTGGCCTATTGGTGGGCGATGAATGGCGCGCTCGTTTGGGCACCAATGGCTGCCCGCAGAACTGGGTTCCCCTCGCGCAGCGCTGCGATGTGGTTCCTGGAAGTCTCTACCGGCTGAACGAAATAAATCCGATCCAGGAACAGAATGACGCCTTCTACGGCATGCTGCGCTATGCCGGTGAGCTGTCGAGTGGTGTGCGCCTAAGCGGCAACGTCGGCGTGCGCTACACCACGACCGATCGTCAGGCTCAAGGTTATCTTGCTTTTCCCCGTGCGACCTTCAGCTCGGAGGCCGAATGTGCCGCGACGCCTCCCGGTCAGACCGCGACGCCCTTCTGCCGTCTGGTCTCGCCTGTCGACCGTGCTGCGGCCCGGGCCTTCGCCAACGGCGCGATCACCGAGGATACGGCCGAGTTCACCTATGACTATCTGCTGCCGAGCTTCAACCTGAGGGCCGAGCTGGACGGCGGCAAGGTCTTCCGCTTCGGATATTCCCGCGCCATCACGCCGCCGGACATCGGGCTGACCCGCAACTACTTCAACGTCAACCTGTCGGCGAACGAACTCGATATCGTCAACGGACGTCCGACAGGACGCTTCGCAGTGGGCAATCCGCGCCTGAAGCCGATCATGGCCGACAGCTTCGACGCCTCGTTCGAATGGTACTACGGCAACCCCGGATCGTTCACCTTCTCGCTGTTCTACAAGACCCTCAGCGACGTGATCACCAACGGGACCGAACGGCAGACGTTCACCAACAACGGGGCCACCTTCGACGCCGTGGTCACCACCCCGGTGAACTCGGAAAAGGACGCCACGGTCCAGGGCTTCGAGGTCGCCTGGCAGCATACGCTGGACGACCTGCTGCCGCCCTACCTGGCCGGGTTCGGGTTCAACGCCAACTACACCTATATCGACTCCGAGGGCGTGCCTCAAAGCACCCTTTCCAATACCGACCCGGACGTGGCCGCGGGACGTGTCGCCAACATCGACACCAGCCTGCTGCCACTTCAGAACCTGTCGGAGCACACGGCCAACCTGGCTGGCTTCTACGAGCATGGTCCGGTGGCGGTCCGTCTTGCCTATGCCTGGCGTTCCGAGTTCCTGATCACGCCGCGTGACGTCATCGTGCCGTTCGCGCCCATCATGAACGAGTCGACCGGTCAGCTCGACGCATCGGCGTTCTACTCGGTGACCGATCAGGTGAAAGTGGGCATGCAGGCGGTCAACCTGACCAACGAAGTCACACGGACGTCCCAGGTTCTGAACAATGACCTACTGACCGTCGGACGGTCCTGGTTCATGAACGACCGGCGCTTCACCTTCATCGTTCGCGCCACTTTCTGA
- a CDS encoding S9 family peptidase, which translates to MHTTRRSVGLGAVSLGLMGLSTAHGTGSAPVQTLTAEEDHRRLLDLLGIARLRPGADGQNPHASNAVNYDEARADRCVGLPALLTSRDGTDVTRGTWPARRAEILAMFENEIYGRVPVSAPGIRWNSTPAPAQDGAREVRGLRGEDATGGLSIEATVSLPPCVTGPVPAVLGLTFPRALTDRFPPEPRPTWKEQVLARGMAVVEYVPVSVQADDGAGLASGAIGLAGGGRPRALTDWGALRAWAWGAGRVLDALETMPGIDARRVSIFGLSRYGKAALVAMAFDTRFAAAFVASSGQGGAKLMRRDFGERVENIASSGEYHWMAGAYLKYAGPLTACDLPVDAHQLIALCAPRPVFISVGNPQADAWTDPRGMFLAAAAASPAYALLGARPLQSPRFPPLGTLVDGDLAFRQHEDGHTGGPNWPVFLDWWTAAGARDRMPTGGQPCTP; encoded by the coding sequence ATGCACACCACACGTCGCTCCGTCGGTCTGGGCGCTGTCTCGCTGGGGCTGATGGGGCTGTCCACGGCGCACGGCACCGGATCTGCTCCGGTCCAAACCCTGACCGCCGAGGAAGACCATCGGCGGTTGCTGGATCTTCTCGGCATCGCGCGGTTGCGACCGGGCGCGGACGGGCAGAATCCGCACGCATCCAACGCGGTCAACTATGACGAGGCGCGGGCGGATCGGTGTGTCGGACTGCCGGCCCTGCTTACGTCCAGGGATGGTACCGACGTGACGCGCGGGACCTGGCCGGCGAGGCGGGCTGAGATCCTCGCGATGTTCGAGAACGAAATCTATGGTCGGGTACCGGTCTCGGCTCCCGGGATCCGGTGGAATTCGACCCCGGCGCCGGCGCAGGACGGCGCGCGCGAGGTTCGAGGGCTGCGCGGGGAGGACGCGACGGGAGGTCTATCGATTGAGGCCACCGTCAGCCTTCCACCGTGCGTGACCGGTCCGGTGCCGGCCGTGCTTGGGCTGACCTTTCCCCGAGCCCTGACCGACCGATTTCCCCCTGAGCCCCGCCCGACCTGGAAGGAACAGGTGCTGGCGCGCGGAATGGCCGTGGTGGAATACGTCCCGGTGTCCGTCCAGGCTGATGACGGTGCCGGGCTGGCGAGCGGCGCGATCGGGCTGGCCGGAGGCGGTCGCCCACGGGCCCTGACCGATTGGGGGGCGTTGCGGGCGTGGGCCTGGGGGGCGGGCCGGGTGCTGGATGCGCTCGAGACCATGCCAGGGATCGACGCCCGCCGCGTGTCGATTTTTGGCCTGTCTCGGTACGGCAAGGCGGCGCTTGTCGCCATGGCGTTCGACACCCGGTTCGCGGCCGCCTTCGTCGCCTCGTCCGGCCAAGGCGGGGCCAAGCTTATGCGGCGCGACTTCGGCGAGCGGGTCGAGAACATCGCCTCCAGCGGCGAGTATCACTGGATGGCCGGGGCCTATCTAAAATACGCGGGCCCGCTGACGGCCTGCGACCTGCCGGTGGACGCTCACCAGCTGATCGCCCTGTGCGCGCCGCGGCCCGTCTTCATCAGCGTGGGCAATCCCCAAGCCGACGCCTGGACCGATCCGCGCGGTATGTTCCTGGCCGCCGCCGCCGCGTCGCCGGCCTATGCCCTGCTGGGCGCGCGCCCACTCCAGAGCCCGCGCTTTCCGCCGCTCGGCACGCTGGTTGACGGCGATCTTGCCTTTCGGCAGCACGAGGACGGCCATACCGGCGGGCCGAACTGGCCGGTCTTCCTGGACTGGTGGACCGCTGCCGGGGCCCGGGACCGGATGCCGACAGGGGGCCAACCATGCACGCCATGA
- a CDS encoding efflux RND transporter periplasmic adaptor subunit: MGRNEITGLGLLLLLTGCGRSATEPTSPAVLPVEAVTAVEDSRGLSQAYPAVIGRDREADLSARVGGSVLAAPLRIGDRIPAGTLVVRLDATPARTARREAQAEVDRLARDDARNERLLPAGAVSTAVRDDTRSALDAARAVLARSRYDEASASVVMPFNGVVLSDGVEVGETVAAGATLLTVADLSSARLARVAVPSAVAADLQRGDRGSVSVRGYPVPFTAIVRRLGQASDARTGTVQVELTLDGADTIASGTVASATFQNAALAEQTGAVFPAEVLLDARDGFGHVYIVDPTDSTARRVRVRIVAIDGDGLRLAGLAPDVRVITAGAGFVADGQRVSVTGR; encoded by the coding sequence GTGGGGCGAAACGAGATCACGGGGCTGGGCCTGCTGCTGCTTCTGACGGGATGCGGTCGTTCTGCCACGGAACCGACGTCACCGGCGGTCCTGCCGGTTGAAGCGGTCACGGCTGTGGAGGACTCTCGAGGCCTTTCGCAGGCCTATCCGGCCGTCATCGGTCGGGACCGCGAAGCCGACCTCAGTGCGCGGGTAGGCGGCAGCGTTCTGGCCGCGCCCTTGAGAATCGGTGATCGGATACCGGCGGGAACGCTGGTGGTTCGCCTTGACGCCACCCCTGCGCGCACGGCCCGGCGCGAGGCCCAGGCCGAAGTGGATCGACTGGCACGCGACGACGCCCGCAATGAAAGACTGCTTCCGGCCGGGGCGGTTTCGACCGCCGTTCGCGACGACACGCGAAGCGCACTCGACGCCGCCCGAGCGGTACTGGCCCGGTCCCGCTATGACGAAGCGTCGGCTTCGGTCGTGATGCCTTTCAATGGCGTGGTCCTGAGCGATGGGGTCGAGGTGGGCGAGACGGTTGCGGCCGGCGCGACCCTCTTGACGGTTGCGGATCTCTCCAGCGCGAGGCTGGCCCGGGTCGCCGTTCCGTCGGCGGTCGCTGCCGACCTGCAGCGTGGCGATCGCGGCTCTGTATCGGTCCGGGGGTATCCCGTGCCCTTTACGGCCATCGTGCGCCGTCTGGGTCAGGCCAGCGACGCGCGGACGGGGACTGTGCAGGTCGAGCTCACGCTCGACGGGGCGGACACCATCGCCAGCGGCACCGTTGCGTCCGCCACGTTCCAGAATGCGGCCCTAGCCGAACAGACAGGGGCGGTCTTTCCGGCGGAGGTGCTTCTCGATGCGCGCGACGGCTTCGGCCACGTCTATATCGTCGATCCGACAGACTCCACCGCCCGCAGGGTCCGGGTCCGCATCGTGGCGATCGACGGCGACGGCCTGCGGCTCGCCGGTCTCGCGCCCGACGTCCGGGTAATCACCGCCGGGGCCGGGTTCGTCGCCGATGGCCAGCGTGTGTCGGTCACCGGGCGATGA
- a CDS encoding DUF6445 family protein, with translation MSAIAAARVDHVGRECEPLIVLDEAVADPGALVDVAAADAFGDPTLGDNFYPGRLAPAPLAYVGGLVRALDPLIRQAFGLRDVGLGRATCNFSLVTLAPAQLTLAQRIPHVDTVDPLQFAILHYLCAPRLGGTAFYRHRATGYETLTPERLDPYRAVLDRELAQRPPPAAYIDGDTPQFEQTHRVEAAFNRLVVYRSRTLHSGHLAEPHALSPDPRRGRLTANIFVTYGHRA, from the coding sequence ATGTCCGCCATCGCTGCGGCCCGCGTCGACCATGTCGGCCGCGAATGCGAGCCGCTGATCGTTCTCGACGAGGCGGTCGCGGACCCCGGGGCGCTCGTCGACGTCGCGGCGGCGGACGCCTTTGGGGATCCGACCCTGGGCGACAACTTCTATCCGGGGCGTCTGGCGCCGGCGCCGCTCGCCTATGTCGGGGGCCTGGTGCGGGCGCTGGACCCGCTGATCCGCCAGGCCTTCGGATTGAGGGACGTCGGCCTGGGGCGCGCGACCTGCAACTTTTCCCTGGTCACCCTGGCCCCCGCCCAGCTGACCCTGGCGCAGCGCATCCCGCATGTGGACACGGTCGATCCGCTCCAGTTCGCCATCCTCCATTATCTGTGCGCGCCCCGCCTCGGCGGCACCGCCTTCTACCGGCACAGGGCGACCGGGTACGAGACACTGACGCCCGAGCGGTTGGACCCCTATCGGGCGGTGCTGGACCGGGAGCTGGCGCAGCGGCCGCCGCCGGCGGCCTATATCGACGGCGACACGCCCCAGTTCGAACAGACGCACCGGGTCGAGGCGGCCTTCAACCGCCTCGTCGTCTACCGCAGCCGGACGCTGCATTCCGGCCATTTGGCCGAGCCCCACGCCCTGTCCCCGGATCCCCGGCGTGGCCGGTTGACGGCCAACATCTTCGTGACCTACGGCCACAGGGCCTAG
- a CDS encoding TetR/AcrR family transcriptional regulator, which produces MAKMPREAVGHRREQILDEAQKLFVSHGLQNVTTRHIARAVGISQPSLYAHFPTRDAIAVELCCRAFDQLHDRLTLASDAQGTPSERLHALGLQYIRFGLEQEAAYRVAFMLDMSAEPTVEKGLVLAAGLRAFGMLRALFLSTYTDELEAEGRAQSAWASLHGLVALLIARHEFPWVETHGLIEIHLHGVCSAAFLPTEGHRNAQDAAPSMGFVNDQNSGLR; this is translated from the coding sequence ATGGCGAAAATGCCCAGGGAAGCGGTCGGTCATCGCCGCGAACAGATTCTGGACGAAGCCCAGAAGCTGTTCGTCAGCCACGGGCTCCAGAATGTGACGACGCGCCATATCGCCCGGGCCGTCGGCATCAGCCAGCCGTCGCTCTATGCCCATTTTCCGACCCGCGACGCCATCGCCGTCGAACTGTGCTGCCGCGCCTTCGACCAGCTTCACGATCGGCTGACCCTGGCGTCTGATGCGCAGGGAACGCCGTCCGAGCGTCTGCATGCCCTCGGGCTCCAGTACATCCGGTTCGGGCTGGAGCAGGAGGCGGCCTATCGCGTCGCCTTCATGCTCGACATGTCGGCTGAGCCGACGGTTGAAAAAGGCCTTGTCCTTGCGGCCGGCCTGCGCGCGTTCGGGATGCTGAGGGCGCTTTTCCTGTCGACCTACACTGACGAACTTGAGGCCGAAGGGCGCGCCCAATCTGCGTGGGCCAGTCTGCACGGCCTGGTCGCATTGCTGATCGCCCGCCACGAGTTTCCCTGGGTTGAAACGCACGGCCTGATCGAAATTCACCTTCATGGCGTCTGCTCAGCAGCCTTCTTGCCGACCGAGGGGCACCGCAACGCGCAAGACGCGGCGCCCTCGATGGGATTCGTAAATGACCAGAACTCTGGCTTACGCTGA
- a CDS encoding efflux RND transporter permease subunit has translation MRFNPAAFVLQRWQFTLVAVQLLFALGLSAFLTIPRTEDPQLDPPTFIVNAVLPGATPDEVEQLVTRPIEDAVYRLDDLREVRSRSGDGLSATRVEFDWGTDPDGSYDDVVREVNALRPTLPTGLARLEVIRARPIGVSIVEVALVSETLPMRRLEKVADRLRERIGTIPGIREARYWGAPETEMRVALDLARLTALGIAPATVSDALRSAGLETPIGNIQSDDRRFSVQYGGAYPDAAAIAAVPIRAGDGAVLRVGDVATIGWAEAEADHITRFNGRRAILLTATQGEDQDVTRLSTAITAELDAFERTLPGGVTLDRGFAQADNVSLRLGRLGRDFLIALALVSLTLLPLGLRAAGVVMVAIPLSLLIGVLILAAFGFTLNQLAVAGFVLSLGLLVDDAIVVTENIARWLRDGADRVTAVVQGTGQITLAIAGCTACLMLSFLPLLALPEASGEFIRSLPVTVLATVAGSFIVAVTVIPLVASLVLKRDHDPEGNRLLRWVNRGIHRVYAPVLARALDRPGVVLAGLLTLSALAIPLVGVIGTSLFPPAETPQFLIRIEMPQGTALTRTDAAVRFVEARLARVPEVRWTAANTGRGNPQLYYNVGQRETDAAFGEVAVGLEAWEPASSPALLERLRAEFAAYRGARISIVTFVNGPEVEAPIAVRISGPDVETLSRLSLEVEQVMATTPGLRDIGNPLRLPRTDVHLQVDEAAAAALGVSAGSLRRTVQLGLSGVRVASLRDAEGDDFPVTVRLPMAGYNDIDALSAIFVPTVSGQGVPLSALATPVLVSQAARIDRLKRTRTVTVSAYVAPGMLTSRATQDSVDRIGAEVTLPPGYAVTLGGEADTKSRSFSGLIPAIVVSSLGILAVLVLEFGRFRTVAVVAGIIPFGVFGAVVALWLTGNALSFTAAVGLIALIGIEIKNSILLVDFTEQLRAAGTPVREAVERAGELRFLPVLLTSVTAIGGLIPLALENNGLYSPMAIALIGGLTASTLLARVATPVTYLLLNRRDVGARQ, from the coding sequence ATGAGGTTCAATCCGGCCGCGTTCGTCCTGCAACGCTGGCAGTTTACCCTGGTCGCCGTGCAGCTGCTGTTCGCCCTGGGGTTGAGCGCCTTCCTGACCATCCCCCGCACCGAGGATCCGCAGCTCGATCCCCCGACCTTCATCGTCAATGCGGTTCTTCCCGGGGCCACGCCCGACGAGGTCGAACAACTGGTGACGCGGCCGATCGAGGATGCAGTCTACCGGCTCGACGACCTCAGGGAGGTCCGGTCACGCAGCGGGGACGGCCTCTCGGCGACGCGTGTCGAGTTCGACTGGGGGACCGATCCCGACGGCAGCTATGATGATGTGGTCCGGGAGGTGAATGCCCTTCGTCCGACCTTGCCGACCGGCCTCGCGCGGCTCGAAGTGATCCGGGCCCGGCCGATCGGCGTGTCCATCGTGGAAGTCGCCCTGGTCAGTGAGACCCTGCCCATGCGCAGGCTCGAAAAGGTTGCGGACCGGCTGAGGGAGCGCATCGGGACCATCCCCGGCATCCGCGAGGCCCGCTACTGGGGCGCTCCGGAGACGGAAATGCGGGTTGCCCTGGACCTGGCCAGGCTCACCGCGCTCGGGATCGCCCCCGCCACGGTGTCAGACGCGCTGCGGTCCGCGGGTTTGGAGACCCCCATCGGCAATATCCAGTCGGACGACCGACGCTTCAGCGTCCAGTATGGCGGCGCCTATCCCGACGCTGCGGCCATCGCCGCCGTTCCGATCCGGGCGGGGGACGGTGCGGTCCTGAGGGTGGGCGACGTCGCCACGATCGGCTGGGCCGAGGCCGAGGCCGATCACATCACCCGGTTCAACGGCAGGCGCGCGATCCTGCTGACCGCGACCCAGGGCGAGGATCAGGATGTCACGCGTCTGTCGACGGCCATCACTGCCGAACTGGACGCCTTCGAGCGTACGCTGCCCGGGGGCGTCACCCTGGACCGGGGGTTCGCCCAGGCGGACAATGTCTCCTTGCGACTGGGGCGGCTGGGCCGGGATTTTCTGATCGCCCTGGCGCTGGTGAGCCTGACGCTGCTGCCGCTCGGACTCCGGGCCGCTGGCGTGGTGATGGTGGCCATCCCGCTGTCGCTGCTGATCGGGGTGCTGATCCTTGCGGCCTTCGGGTTCACCCTGAACCAGCTGGCCGTCGCCGGCTTTGTCCTGTCCCTCGGGCTTCTGGTCGACGACGCCATCGTCGTCACCGAGAATATCGCGCGATGGCTCAGGGACGGCGCGGATCGGGTCACGGCAGTGGTGCAGGGAACGGGCCAGATCACCCTGGCGATCGCCGGCTGCACCGCCTGTCTCATGTTGTCCTTCCTGCCGCTGCTGGCCCTGCCCGAGGCGTCCGGCGAGTTCATCCGCTCGCTGCCCGTCACGGTTCTGGCCACCGTGGCGGGGTCGTTCATCGTCGCCGTGACCGTCATACCGCTGGTCGCGAGCCTGGTTCTGAAGCGGGATCACGACCCCGAGGGCAACCGCCTGCTGCGCTGGGTCAATCGCGGCATTCACCGCGTCTATGCGCCGGTGCTGGCCCGCGCGCTGGATCGGCCTGGCGTGGTGCTCGCCGGTCTGCTGACGCTTTCAGCCCTGGCCATACCCCTGGTCGGGGTCATCGGCACCAGCCTGTTTCCTCCGGCCGAAACGCCGCAGTTCCTGATCCGTATCGAGATGCCCCAGGGCACGGCCCTGACCCGGACCGACGCGGCCGTGCGGTTCGTGGAAGCGAGACTGGCCCGCGTGCCGGAGGTGCGCTGGACGGCCGCCAATACCGGGCGCGGCAATCCCCAGCTCTACTACAATGTCGGCCAGCGCGAGACCGACGCGGCCTTCGGCGAGGTGGCGGTGGGACTGGAGGCGTGGGAACCGGCATCCTCACCGGCCCTGCTGGAGAGGCTGCGGGCCGAGTTCGCCGCCTACCGCGGGGCGCGCATCAGCATCGTCACCTTCGTCAACGGCCCGGAGGTCGAGGCCCCGATCGCCGTGCGCATCTCCGGGCCGGATGTCGAGACCTTGTCGCGCCTGTCGCTTGAGGTCGAGCAGGTCATGGCGACCACGCCGGGGCTGCGCGATATCGGCAACCCGCTGCGTCTGCCGCGCACCGACGTCCATCTGCAGGTCGATGAGGCGGCCGCCGCAGCTCTGGGCGTGAGTGCCGGAAGCCTGCGCCGGACCGTTCAGCTGGGCCTTTCCGGGGTGCGCGTCGCCAGTCTGCGTGACGCCGAGGGCGACGACTTTCCCGTCACCGTCCGGTTGCCCATGGCCGGCTACAACGACATCGACGCGTTGTCGGCGATCTTCGTGCCGACCGTGTCGGGGCAGGGGGTGCCGCTCTCGGCCCTCGCGACGCCGGTGCTGGTGTCGCAGGCCGCGCGGATCGATCGCCTGAAACGCACCCGCACGGTCACGGTCTCGGCCTATGTCGCGCCGGGCATGCTGACCAGCCGCGCCACCCAGGACTCCGTGGACCGGATCGGGGCGGAGGTGACGCTGCCGCCCGGTTATGCCGTCACGCTCGGCGGCGAGGCCGATACGAAGTCGCGCAGTTTTTCGGGTCTGATCCCGGCGATCGTGGTCTCGTCGCTGGGGATACTCGCGGTTCTGGTGCTGGAGTTCGGCCGGTTCAGGACCGTTGCCGTGGTCGCCGGAATCATCCCGTTCGGCGTCTTCGGCGCGGTGGTGGCGCTCTGGCTGACGGGGAACGCCCTGTCGTTCACGGCCGCCGTCGGGCTGATTGCCCTGATCGGCATCGAGATCAAGAACTCGATCCTGCTGGTCGATTTCACCGAACAGCTGCGCGCCGCCGGCACGCCGGTTCGAGAGGCCGTGGAACGCGCCGGCGAGCTTCGGTTCCTGCCCGTCCTGCTGACCTCGGTGACGGCGATCGGCGGCCTGATCCCGCTCGCCCTGGAGAACAACGGCCTTTATTCGCCGATGGCCATTGCCCTGATCGGAGGCCTGACCGCGTCCACCCTTCTGGCCCGGGTCGCCACACCCGTCACCTATCTGCTGCTGAATCGGCGCGACGTCGGAGCGAGGCAATGA
- a CDS encoding SDR family oxidoreductase has product MITGASDGIGQALARQLAAAGFHLLLVARSAEGLERVADTLRGRHGVDCRTLPCDLSQADAVAKVAAATVGLDVGLLVAAAGFGTAGAFLDSDIGTELSMIDVNCRAVVELTHLFGRRFADRGHGGIILMSSLVAFQGVPRAANYAATKAFIQTLAEGIRPEFKPFGVDVLAVAPGPIRSGFARRAKMTMGLSEAPEVVARQALTRLGRATTVRPGLLSKLLEYSLAPLPRRGRSRIMALVMAGMTRTRPAATGRA; this is encoded by the coding sequence GTGATCACCGGCGCCTCTGACGGCATAGGCCAGGCCCTTGCCCGGCAACTCGCCGCCGCGGGCTTTCATCTGTTGCTGGTGGCCCGCAGCGCTGAAGGGCTCGAGCGCGTCGCCGACACCCTCAGAGGACGCCATGGCGTCGACTGCAGAACGCTCCCCTGTGATCTGTCGCAGGCCGACGCGGTCGCCAAGGTCGCGGCGGCCACGGTAGGGCTCGATGTCGGCCTGCTCGTGGCGGCCGCCGGCTTCGGCACGGCGGGTGCCTTTCTCGACAGCGACATCGGGACCGAACTGTCCATGATCGATGTAAACTGTCGAGCGGTCGTCGAACTGACCCATCTGTTCGGTCGTCGATTCGCCGACAGGGGCCATGGCGGGATCATCCTGATGAGCTCCCTCGTCGCGTTTCAGGGGGTTCCGCGGGCGGCCAACTATGCCGCGACCAAGGCCTTCATCCAGACCCTGGCGGAGGGTATTCGTCCCGAGTTCAAACCCTTCGGCGTGGATGTACTGGCGGTGGCGCCGGGACCGATCCGCAGCGGTTTCGCGCGACGGGCCAAAATGACCATGGGCTTGAGCGAGGCACCCGAGGTCGTGGCGAGGCAGGCACTGACCCGGCTGGGCCGTGCCACGACGGTCCGTCCGGGTTTGCTCTCCAAACTCCTGGAATATTCGCTGGCCCCGCTGCCGCGTCGGGGTCGTAGCCGCATCATGGCGCTCGTCATGGCCGGAATGACCCGGACCCGACCTGCCGCCACAGGTCGGGCATAG